The proteins below are encoded in one region of Streptomyces cyanogenus:
- a CDS encoding LysR family transcriptional regulator codes for MDLQQMRYVVAVAETRNFTRAAERCFVVQSSLSHRIANLERELGVRLFARSSRRVELTGAGEAFVARAREALAAADLAVADAAAANGVVRGRLSVGVIVTAAAVDVPELLQRYRARHPEVRVMLRSGRSDELAAGIRNGDVDIAFLGLPEGELPSGVESVVLDRDEHVLVAAAGHRLAGADRVTLEDIAGETFVDFVAGTPARAQSDRAFAAAGLARDVAYEAGVVELITRLIARGLGIALLPSAFIRPLAAADPGLALVPVVDGPRRAEHLAWSRFDPSPATRAMLDVLGVRPGA; via the coding sequence GTGGACCTCCAGCAGATGCGGTACGTCGTCGCCGTCGCCGAGACCCGTAACTTCACCCGTGCCGCCGAGCGGTGCTTCGTGGTGCAGTCCTCGCTCAGCCACCGGATCGCCAATCTGGAGCGGGAGTTGGGGGTACGGCTGTTCGCGCGGTCCAGCCGGCGGGTGGAACTCACCGGTGCGGGCGAGGCGTTCGTGGCCCGGGCGCGGGAGGCCCTGGCCGCCGCGGACCTCGCCGTGGCCGACGCGGCCGCCGCGAACGGGGTGGTACGGGGGCGGCTTTCCGTCGGCGTGATCGTGACCGCAGCCGCCGTGGACGTACCGGAGCTGTTGCAGCGGTACCGGGCCCGGCACCCGGAGGTCCGGGTCATGCTCCGCTCCGGGCGCAGTGACGAACTGGCGGCGGGCATCCGGAACGGGGACGTGGACATCGCCTTCCTCGGGCTGCCGGAGGGCGAGCTGCCCTCCGGGGTGGAGAGCGTGGTGCTCGACCGCGACGAGCATGTGCTGGTGGCGGCGGCCGGACACCGGCTGGCCGGGGCGGACCGGGTCACGCTGGAGGACATCGCCGGCGAGACATTCGTGGACTTCGTGGCCGGGACGCCGGCCCGGGCCCAGTCGGACCGGGCGTTCGCCGCGGCCGGCCTGGCCCGGGACGTCGCGTACGAGGCCGGGGTCGTCGAGCTGATCACCCGGCTGATCGCGCGCGGACTCGGCATCGCGCTGCTCCCCTCGGCGTTCATCCGCCCGCTGGCCGCCGCCGACCCCGGCCTGGCGCTGGTCCCGGTGGTCGACGGACCGCGCCGAGCCGAGCACCTGGCCTGGAGCCGCTTCGACCCGAGCCCGGCCACCCGCGCGATGCTCGACGTCCTCGGGGTGCGGCCGGGGGCGTAG